The Halogranum gelatinilyticum genome includes a window with the following:
- a CDS encoding helix-turn-helix domain-containing protein: protein MKRVAFRVSYPPTAAHPIHRRLADTDEVSRMELLVWGPTAEVTTLSWYDAEPATVRELLTAVETAVASSTVAGDGGTYAFLHQSEYELDADVLDLVARSGVVFLPPVVFLDDGDAVFEAVGEQAELSRLYADLGDLLDTRIERVSEFRKPSSPARLTDRQQAALAAAEALGYYDVPRTGSVSDVAAELDCARSTAGELLRKAEAAVVREQLHRGGER from the coding sequence ATGAAGCGCGTCGCGTTCCGGGTGAGCTATCCACCGACCGCCGCCCATCCGATTCACCGTCGACTCGCAGACACGGACGAGGTCTCCCGTATGGAACTGCTCGTCTGGGGACCCACCGCAGAGGTCACGACCCTCTCGTGGTACGATGCCGAGCCGGCGACGGTCCGGGAACTCCTGACGGCCGTCGAGACGGCTGTCGCGTCGAGCACCGTCGCCGGCGATGGCGGGACCTACGCCTTCCTCCACCAGTCCGAGTACGAACTCGACGCGGACGTGCTCGACCTCGTCGCTCGCTCCGGTGTCGTCTTTCTCCCGCCGGTGGTCTTTCTCGACGACGGCGACGCCGTGTTCGAGGCAGTCGGCGAGCAGGCCGAACTGAGCCGGCTCTACGCCGACCTCGGGGATCTGCTCGACACCCGTATCGAACGTGTCTCGGAGTTCCGCAAGCCGTCGTCGCCGGCGCGGCTCACCGACCGCCAGCAGGCCGCGCTCGCTGCCGCCGAGGCCCTCGGTTACTACGACGTCCCGCGAACCGGGAGCGTGAGCGACGTCGCCGCCGAACTCGACTGCGCGCGGAGTACGGCCGGCGAACTCCTGCGGAAGGCTGAGGCAGCCGTCGTGCGGGAACAGCTCCACCGCGGCGGTGAGCGGTGA
- a CDS encoding transcription initiation factor IIB, translating to MSNATRARLRSAADETESTTEDARQQADADAERQSTDEDLVYDERHGEWVDPETGEVVRENQLDHGPEWRAFDSAERDAKSRVGAPTTKLMHDDGLSTNIGWQNKDAYGNSLSGRQRKKMQRLRTWNERFRTRDSKERNLKQALGEIERMGSALGLPKNVRETASVVYRRALAENLLPGRSIEGVATASLYAAARQAGVPRSLDEVRRVSRVDKDEVSRTYRYVVRELKLEVQPADPEQYLPRFVSDLDVDGDVESYAHVLLQNAKEQGVHSGKSPVGLAAAAIYAGGLLANEELTQAAVSDVTDISEVTIRNRYRELFDAADQADLDDAKANLAA from the coding sequence ATGTCGAATGCAACACGGGCACGGTTGCGGTCCGCAGCCGACGAGACCGAATCGACGACGGAGGACGCGCGTCAGCAGGCTGACGCCGACGCCGAGCGGCAGTCGACGGACGAGGATCTCGTCTACGACGAACGCCACGGCGAGTGGGTCGACCCCGAGACCGGCGAGGTCGTCCGCGAGAACCAGCTCGACCACGGGCCGGAGTGGCGCGCGTTCGACAGCGCGGAGCGCGACGCGAAGTCCCGCGTGGGCGCGCCGACGACGAAACTGATGCACGACGACGGGCTGTCGACCAACATCGGCTGGCAGAACAAAGACGCCTACGGCAACTCGCTGTCGGGCCGCCAGCGGAAGAAGATGCAACGCCTGCGGACGTGGAACGAGCGGTTCCGCACGCGGGATTCCAAAGAACGGAACCTCAAGCAGGCACTCGGCGAGATCGAGCGGATGGGCAGCGCGCTCGGTCTGCCGAAGAACGTCCGCGAGACGGCCTCGGTCGTCTACCGCCGCGCACTCGCCGAGAACCTCCTCCCCGGCCGCTCCATCGAGGGCGTCGCCACCGCCTCGCTCTACGCGGCCGCCCGACAGGCGGGCGTTCCGCGGAGCCTCGACGAGGTCCGCCGCGTCTCGCGCGTCGACAAGGACGAGGTCAGTCGGACCTACCGCTACGTCGTGCGCGAACTCAAACTGGAGGTCCAGCCCGCGGACCCCGAGCAGTATCTCCCGCGGTTCGTCAGCGACCTCGACGTCGACGGCGACGTCGAGAGCTACGCACACGTGCTCCTCCAGAACGCGAAGGAACAGGGCGTCCACAGCGGGAAATCGCCGGTCGGTCTCGCCGCGGCCGCCATCTACGCCGGTGGTCTCCTCGCCAACGAGGAGCTGACGCAAGCGGCAGTCAGCGACGTGACCGACATCAGCGAAGTCACCATCAGAAACCGCTACCGCGAACTGTTCGACGCGGCCGACCAGGCCGACCTCGACGACGCGAAGGCGAACCTCGCGGCGTAA
- a CDS encoding class I SAM-dependent methyltransferase, whose product MDVPTTVSAALADQPVEGAVCLEAGAGVGNTTAGLLAAGAERVYAVTNDADHAATVRERVADDHPGRAAVLESDLRALPLAADSVDVVTAHGLLNVLTPAALDTVVSELTRVAAPGCRLVVDDYDPLPAEAAVRDLFALENAASELARGESALTFYPATSVRRTAVGAGWTFDRERTLLEPVPWTAGHVEAHANVARSFASQVSGDLGASLAAEADRLQREIGSEDVGRMYSLAFRFPE is encoded by the coding sequence ATGGACGTCCCCACGACCGTCTCGGCCGCGCTCGCAGACCAGCCGGTCGAGGGTGCGGTCTGTCTTGAGGCCGGTGCGGGCGTCGGCAACACCACTGCCGGGTTGCTCGCGGCGGGAGCCGAGCGCGTCTACGCCGTCACCAACGACGCCGACCACGCCGCGACCGTCCGCGAGCGCGTCGCCGACGACCACCCCGGGCGGGCAGCGGTCCTCGAATCAGACCTCCGTGCCCTGCCGCTCGCGGCCGACTCGGTCGACGTCGTCACCGCCCACGGCCTGCTCAACGTGCTCACCCCCGCCGCGCTCGACACGGTCGTCAGCGAGCTGACGCGGGTCGCCGCCCCCGGCTGCCGGCTCGTCGTCGACGACTACGACCCGCTTCCCGCCGAAGCGGCCGTCCGCGACCTCTTCGCCCTGGAGAACGCAGCGAGCGAACTAGCGCGCGGCGAGTCAGCGTTGACGTTCTACCCCGCCACGTCGGTACGGCGGACGGCCGTCGGTGCGGGCTGGACGTTCGACCGCGAGCGGACGCTGCTGGAGCCAGTACCGTGGACCGCGGGGCACGTCGAGGCTCACGCGAACGTCGCGCGGTCGTTCGCGTCGCAGGTCTCGGGCGACCTCGGTGCGTCGCTGGCAGCCGAGGCTGACCGGCTCCAGCGAGAAATCGGCTCAGAGGACGTCGGCCGGATGTACAGCCTCGCGTTTCGGTTCCCCGAGTGA
- a CDS encoding alpha/beta fold hydrolase: MALTDAPLDSHAADVCDGRAVVDGQAVTYAEYGAPDGDPVVFLHGTPGSRLLGALFHEAARDRGVRVLAPDRPGYGGSPPWPDRTLADTGHVVAAVLSDAGVDTAGLVGFSGGGPHALAAAATRDDLVTAVDVVAGALPPDARTTTPAPVRLFERLATTTPRLLGGLLRVQALVAARASPSLVVSQYAADPDSVADEVAALVARDFVEALETHRQGFVRETRLLADDWDVSLGDVDGPARLWYGGADTNVGGDAAALGRRLPAAQTTTFPEADHLGTLLRSREPVLDRYATE; the protein is encoded by the coding sequence ATGGCTCTCACCGACGCTCCCCTCGACTCCCACGCCGCAGACGTGTGCGACGGGCGCGCCGTCGTCGACGGTCAGGCCGTCACCTACGCCGAGTACGGTGCTCCGGACGGCGACCCGGTCGTCTTCCTCCACGGCACGCCGGGGTCGCGACTGCTCGGCGCGCTGTTCCACGAGGCCGCACGGGACCGCGGCGTCCGCGTGCTCGCGCCCGACAGACCGGGGTACGGCGGGTCGCCGCCGTGGCCCGACCGGACGCTGGCCGACACCGGCCACGTCGTCGCCGCCGTTCTGTCCGACGCGGGCGTCGACACGGCCGGACTCGTGGGGTTCTCCGGTGGCGGCCCGCACGCGCTGGCGGCCGCGGCGACACGTGACGACCTCGTCACCGCCGTCGACGTCGTCGCGGGCGCGCTCCCGCCGGACGCGCGGACGACGACGCCCGCACCGGTTCGACTCTTCGAACGACTGGCCACGACGACGCCGCGGCTGTTGGGTGGGCTACTGCGAGTACAGGCGTTGGTCGCCGCCCGGGCGTCGCCGTCGCTCGTCGTCTCGCAGTACGCCGCAGACCCCGACAGCGTCGCCGACGAGGTCGCCGCCCTCGTCGCACGGGACTTCGTCGAGGCGCTCGAGACCCACCGACAGGGGTTCGTGCGGGAGACGCGGCTCCTCGCCGACGACTGGGACGTCTCGCTCGGCGATGTCGACGGTCCCGCCCGACTGTGGTACGGCGGCGCGGACACGAACGTCGGCGGCGACGCGGCGGCGCTCGGACGGCGACTGCCGGCGGCCCAGACGACGACCTTCCCCGAGGCTGACCACCTCGGCACGTTGCTCCGGAGTCGCGAACCCGTACTCGACCGCTACGCGACCGAGTGA
- a CDS encoding helix-turn-helix domain-containing protein, which translates to MREFAFTIEYEKGADPLMDVFIDNPDLHARTMNTHVSPTSMWRIDRIAGPETALKELDEIYTAPEHCNECIGSRHCHTDWEHEILESSPSRRTVYTYRPSPGDCYSIPQLACMYLGEGYIPTAERRENRYEWRILMRDDGDAGGLHDALSEELRDGLSLSFRQIGGPSYWAEEAVSLAELPYEQREAIETAVRMGYYQTPRGTSMSEVADALGVPRSTLQYRLQQAESWIIGNFVSQSVADIGEDRSGPPMATEV; encoded by the coding sequence ATGCGAGAGTTCGCCTTCACCATCGAGTACGAGAAGGGGGCCGACCCCCTGATGGACGTCTTCATCGACAACCCCGACCTCCACGCGCGGACGATGAACACCCACGTCTCGCCGACGAGTATGTGGCGCATCGACCGGATCGCCGGACCCGAGACCGCCCTGAAAGAACTCGACGAGATCTACACCGCGCCCGAACACTGCAACGAGTGTATCGGCTCGCGACACTGCCACACCGACTGGGAACACGAGATTCTGGAGTCGTCGCCGTCGCGCCGGACGGTCTACACCTACCGACCCTCACCGGGCGACTGTTACTCGATTCCCCAACTCGCCTGTATGTATCTCGGCGAGGGCTACATCCCGACGGCGGAACGCCGGGAGAACCGCTACGAGTGGCGGATTCTGATGCGCGACGACGGCGACGCGGGCGGGCTCCACGACGCGCTCAGCGAGGAACTCCGCGACGGACTCTCCCTGAGCTTCCGGCAGATCGGCGGCCCGTCGTACTGGGCCGAAGAGGCCGTCTCGCTGGCGGAGCTGCCGTACGAGCAGCGCGAGGCAATCGAGACAGCGGTCCGGATGGGCTACTACCAGACGCCCCGCGGGACGTCGATGTCGGAGGTCGCCGACGCGCTCGGTGTGCCGCGCTCGACGCTCCAGTACCGCCTCCAGCAGGCCGAATCGTGGATCATCGGCAACTTCGTCTCACAGTCGGTCGCCGACATCGGCGAGGACCGCTCGGGGCCTCCGATGGCGACGGAAGTCTGA
- a CDS encoding aldo/keto reductase encodes MQTRPLGDTGHDSTIMTFGAIALNWLDQEGANQMVELMLDRGVNHFDVAPMYGDAELKLGPKLRQHREDIFLGCKTQERDAEGARRKMDQSLNRLGVDHIDLYQIHGLEYEHELDTITAEGGALETIREAKAEGTISHIGLTSHGNPQLILDAIDRIDDLDSLMFPLNPVVVGKDDEDHAYDAVLERAAEEGIGTLGIKAFARGPWPSTDELPEADRPYANWYEPVDTPDEITERFDFAASQGLTSVVSMGDPKLVSMVLHAATQYDGMTDEAQRSLVERLRHDDSPVPEQLHH; translated from the coding sequence ATGCAGACACGCCCGCTCGGCGACACCGGTCACGACAGCACCATCATGACCTTCGGGGCAATCGCGCTCAACTGGCTCGACCAGGAGGGCGCAAACCAGATGGTCGAGTTGATGCTCGACCGCGGGGTCAACCACTTCGACGTCGCCCCGATGTACGGCGACGCCGAGTTGAAACTCGGCCCGAAACTCCGTCAGCACCGAGAGGACATCTTCCTCGGCTGCAAGACCCAAGAGCGCGACGCCGAGGGTGCGCGCCGGAAGATGGACCAGTCGCTCAATCGGCTGGGCGTCGACCACATCGACCTCTATCAGATTCACGGCCTGGAGTACGAACACGAACTGGACACCATCACGGCCGAGGGCGGCGCGCTGGAGACCATCCGCGAGGCCAAGGCGGAGGGCACCATCAGCCACATCGGCCTGACGAGCCACGGCAACCCCCAGCTCATCCTCGACGCCATCGACCGCATCGACGACCTCGACAGCCTGATGTTCCCGCTCAACCCCGTCGTCGTCGGCAAGGACGACGAGGACCACGCCTACGACGCCGTCCTCGAACGCGCAGCGGAGGAGGGCATCGGCACGCTGGGAATCAAAGCCTTCGCGCGCGGGCCGTGGCCCTCGACCGACGAGCTTCCGGAGGCCGACCGGCCGTACGCCAACTGGTACGAACCGGTCGACACGCCCGACGAGATCACAGAGCGGTTCGACTTCGCGGCTTCGCAAGGACTGACGAGCGTCGTCAGCATGGGCGACCCGAAGCTGGTGTCGATGGTGCTGCACGCCGCGACCCAGTACGACGGCATGACCGACGAGGCCCAGCGGTCGCTCGTCGAGCGGCTTCGGCACGACGACAGCCCCGTACCCGAACAGCTGCACCACTGA